The proteins below come from a single Methermicoccus shengliensis DSM 18856 genomic window:
- the purM gene encoding phosphoribosylformylglycinamidine cyclo-ligase: MVKTYREAGVDIRREQDIIRSLSKALSYRREGWGAPLHGIGHYAGLIDLGEYVLALTTDGVGSKVLVARALGRYDTIGIDCIAMNVNDLLCVGAEPLAFVDYLALEHMDEHVAAQIGKGLSEGARLANISVVGGETATLPELIRGFDLAGSAVGIVKRDALITGERIEVGDVLIGIPSSGLHSNGYTLARRLVEEAGLSYTDPFPLEPTKSIGEVMLIPTRIYTEVLQVLRRCEVHALAHITGGGLTKLRRLTSLGFHIHSPLPPQPIFRFLQELGDIEEHEMYTTFNMGMGFLVVCPPSESTGVLSLLKDARVVGEVVEEGITVGDIEL, from the coding sequence ATGGTAAAAACGTACCGCGAGGCTGGCGTGGATATCCGCAGGGAGCAGGACATCATCCGCAGCCTCTCGAAGGCTCTCTCATACAGGCGGGAGGGGTGGGGCGCACCCCTCCATGGCATAGGGCACTATGCTGGGCTCATAGACCTCGGGGAGTATGTGCTCGCGCTCACCACCGATGGTGTGGGGTCCAAGGTGCTCGTGGCACGGGCGCTTGGCAGGTACGACACCATAGGCATAGACTGCATAGCGATGAACGTGAACGACCTGCTGTGCGTTGGGGCAGAGCCGCTCGCATTCGTGGACTACCTCGCCCTCGAGCACATGGACGAGCACGTGGCTGCCCAAATCGGAAAGGGACTCTCGGAAGGGGCGAGGCTCGCCAACATCTCGGTGGTGGGAGGAGAGACCGCCACGCTGCCAGAGCTCATAAGGGGCTTTGACCTCGCTGGCTCTGCCGTTGGCATCGTGAAAAGGGACGCCCTGATTACAGGAGAGCGCATAGAGGTTGGAGACGTGCTCATCGGCATTCCCTCGAGCGGACTGCACTCCAATGGATACACGCTCGCAAGAAGGCTCGTCGAGGAGGCTGGGCTCTCCTACACCGACCCCTTCCCCTTAGAGCCCACCAAAAGCATAGGCGAGGTGATGCTCATCCCGACCCGCATATACACCGAGGTGCTCCAAGTGCTCAGAAGGTGCGAGGTGCACGCCCTTGCCCACATCACTGGTGGGGGGCTCACGAAGCTCAGAAGGCTCACCTCTCTTGGCTTTCACATCCACTCCCCACTTCCGCCACAGCCCATCTTCCGATTCCTGCAGGAGCTTGGCGACATAGAGGAGCACGAGATGTACACCACATTCAACATGGGCATGGGCTTTCTCGTGGTGTGCCCGCCCTCTGAGAGCACAGGGGTGCTCTCGCTTCTTAAGGACGCCAGGGTGGTGGGCGAAGTGGTCGAAGAGGGCATCACCGTCGGGGACATCGAGCTATGA
- a CDS encoding nucleotidyltransferase domain-containing protein, whose translation MTRYGKKIREIILYDSHARGEATKDSDIDCAN comes from the coding sequence ATAACAAGATATGGGAAAAAGATTAGAGAGATTATCCTGTATGATTCCCATGCAAGGGGCGAGGCTACAAAAGATTCCGACATAGATTGTGCTAATTGA
- a CDS encoding DUF424 domain-containing protein — translation MMYLKKYVCGKTVLVAACDEELVGRTLRQGKLKLHVSEQFYVGERVEEAAMIEEIRRADISNLVGEHVVGCAIRAGEVLEENVLYIEGVPHAQIVRL, via the coding sequence ATGATGTACCTCAAGAAGTACGTGTGCGGTAAAACGGTGCTCGTCGCTGCGTGTGATGAGGAGCTCGTGGGAAGGACGCTCAGGCAGGGAAAGCTCAAGCTGCACGTGAGCGAGCAGTTCTATGTGGGCGAGCGTGTGGAAGAGGCAGCGATGATAGAGGAGATAAGACGTGCAGACATCTCCAATCTCGTGGGAGAGCATGTGGTGGGCTGCGCGATAAGGGCTGGAGAGGTGCTCGAGGAGAACGTGCTGTATATCGAGGGGGTGCCCCATGCTCAGATAGTGAGGCTTTAG
- a CDS encoding TATA-box-binding protein — MAEIKIENVVASTKLAESFDLNKIVEEFEEAEYNKKKFPGLVYRVKNPKAAFLVFTSGKIVCTGAKSVENVHTVINMIAKKMREHGIPTLDKPDIRVQNIVASADLGSELNLNAIAIGLGFENIEYEPEQFPGLVYRLDEPRVVVLIFSSGKLVVTGGKSPEACMEGVDKVRQQLESMGML, encoded by the coding sequence ATGGCTGAGATAAAGATTGAGAATGTGGTGGCATCTACAAAGCTCGCGGAGTCGTTCGACCTCAACAAGATAGTGGAGGAGTTCGAGGAGGCGGAGTACAACAAGAAGAAGTTTCCCGGGCTTGTGTACAGGGTGAAGAATCCCAAGGCGGCGTTCCTCGTGTTCACCTCTGGCAAGATTGTGTGTACAGGTGCCAAGAGCGTGGAGAACGTGCACACCGTGATCAACATGATTGCCAAGAAGATGAGAGAGCATGGCATACCGACGCTGGACAAGCCGGACATCAGAGTGCAGAACATCGTTGCCTCTGCGGACCTTGGAAGCGAGCTCAACCTGAATGCCATTGCCATAGGGCTTGGGTTCGAGAACATTGAGTACGAGCCAGAGCAGTTTCCGGGGCTGGTGTACAGGCTGGACGAGCCACGGGTGGTGGTGCTCATATTCAGCTCTGGCAAGCTCGTGGTCACGGGAGGCAAGTCCCCAGAGGCATGCATGGAGGGCGTGGACAAGGTGAGACAGCAGCTCGAGAGCATGGGAATGCTGTGA
- a CDS encoding DUF367 family protein: MRLYIYYANQCDPKKCTGKKLARFGLAELVRDRRRLPRGAILLNPFAKEVLSRQDAGARALCVLDCSWAHAQEVFASRLPLRSRRLPYLVASNPVNFGKPHRLTTAEAFAAALYIMGYEEHARRIMSKFNWGHTFFELNEMPLKDYACASTPEDARKAEEWYV, translated from the coding sequence ATGCGGCTGTATATCTACTACGCCAACCAGTGCGACCCGAAGAAGTGCACGGGAAAGAAGCTCGCAAGGTTCGGGCTTGCAGAGCTGGTGAGGGACAGAAGAAGGCTTCCCAGGGGCGCCATACTGCTCAACCCCTTTGCGAAAGAGGTGCTCTCGAGGCAGGATGCAGGGGCTCGGGCGCTGTGCGTGCTGGACTGCTCGTGGGCGCACGCTCAGGAGGTGTTTGCCTCGAGGCTTCCCCTGAGGTCCAGAAGGCTGCCCTATCTTGTGGCATCCAACCCCGTGAACTTTGGAAAGCCCCACAGGCTCACCACCGCAGAGGCGTTTGCAGCCGCCCTCTACATCATGGGTTATGAGGAGCATGCTCGAAGGATTATGAGCAAGTTCAACTGGGGGCACACGTTCTTCGAGCTCAACGAGATGCCCCTGAAGGATTACGCGTGCGCCAGCACCCCAGAGGATGCCCGAAAGGCGGAGGAGTGGTATGTATGA
- the pyk gene encoding pyruvate kinase translates to MSRTKIIATLGPASIDRVDELVRAGVSAFRLNLSHGTHEWHTHAIQKIRALSHEVGIMADLPGPKLRLTHVREGTRLERGAKVVLTHGEGVGDEHVLYVDYPRLARDVQAGERVLIGDGDVELVVDSVSGSDVLCTVVAGGDVASCRGVSLPSTRLGVSVPTERDREHIAFAVDAGVDLIAASFIRDEHDVRAVQREVQAHGGDVPVIAKIEKHEALEHLDAILDVAYGLMVARGDLGIEVPIERVPLIQRRLLMMCRRVAKPSIVATQMLESMLTSPTPTRAEVSDIANAILEGADALMLSGETAVGRYPVEAVRIMERVASETERSGELEGPVELEGRGMGVQQAISHAACILAHEVGARAILTPTASGSTARHVASHRPSQSVLSISESHATLRRLSITWGVQPVHTSEFGSLEHVLKGLMRRMRERGDVASGDLVVITAGVPIGIAGGTNMIRVERVP, encoded by the coding sequence ATGAGCAGAACGAAAATCATCGCCACGCTGGGACCAGCGAGCATCGACAGGGTGGATGAGCTCGTGAGGGCTGGTGTGAGCGCCTTCCGGCTCAACCTGTCACATGGCACCCACGAGTGGCATACGCACGCCATCCAGAAGATAAGGGCGCTCTCGCACGAGGTGGGCATCATGGCAGACCTTCCCGGACCCAAGCTCAGGCTCACCCACGTGAGGGAGGGCACGAGGCTCGAGAGGGGTGCGAAGGTGGTGCTCACCCATGGAGAGGGGGTGGGCGATGAGCACGTGCTGTACGTGGACTATCCCCGTCTGGCACGGGACGTGCAGGCTGGGGAGAGGGTGCTCATCGGGGATGGAGATGTTGAGCTCGTGGTGGACTCCGTGAGCGGCAGCGATGTGCTGTGCACCGTGGTGGCTGGAGGCGATGTGGCATCCTGCAGGGGCGTGAGCCTCCCCTCCACGAGGCTCGGCGTGTCCGTCCCCACCGAGCGAGACAGAGAGCACATAGCATTTGCCGTGGACGCTGGTGTTGACCTCATCGCTGCATCGTTCATAAGGGACGAGCACGATGTCAGGGCTGTGCAGCGCGAGGTACAGGCGCACGGGGGGGACGTCCCCGTGATAGCCAAGATAGAAAAGCACGAGGCTCTCGAGCATCTCGACGCGATACTCGATGTGGCATACGGGCTCATGGTGGCAAGGGGGGACCTTGGGATAGAGGTGCCCATCGAGCGGGTGCCCCTGATACAGAGGAGGCTGCTCATGATGTGCAGGAGGGTGGCAAAGCCCTCCATCGTGGCAACACAGATGCTGGAGTCCATGCTCACCTCCCCCACACCCACGAGGGCTGAGGTGAGCGACATAGCCAACGCCATCCTCGAGGGGGCAGATGCCCTCATGCTCTCCGGGGAAACCGCGGTGGGCAGGTACCCTGTGGAGGCTGTGCGCATCATGGAGAGGGTGGCGTCCGAGACCGAGCGCTCTGGAGAGCTTGAAGGTCCAGTGGAGCTTGAGGGCAGGGGCATGGGCGTGCAGCAAGCCATCAGCCATGCGGCGTGCATCCTCGCCCACGAGGTCGGGGCGCGCGCCATCCTGACACCCACCGCCTCTGGCAGCACCGCAAGACACGTGGCGAGCCACAGACCCTCCCAGAGTGTGCTATCGATAAGCGAGAGCCACGCCACGCTCAGAAGACTGTCCATCACGTGGGGCGTCCAGCCAGTGCACACATCCGAGTTCGGCTCACTCGAGCACGTGCTCAAGGGGCTCATGAGGAGGATGAGGGAGAGAGGAGATGTGGCATCTGGAGACCTCGTGGTAATCACCGCTGGCGTGCCGATTGGCATCGCTGGGGGCACCAATATGATAAGGGTGGAGAGGGTGCCATAG
- the larE gene encoding ATP-dependent sacrificial sulfur transferase LarE, with protein sequence MREKLKSYLAEHSPLVILYSGGVDSTLLCALAVEARARAVALTVDTGLLGEGELEEARRTARSLGIEHVVKEVDILSSPVAQNPRDRCYHCKLAVIRSARALYPTWNIVEGTNVSDLSQPRPGIRALREHGVLSPYLEVGITKDEIRRMAEDMGLKCASKPSSACLASRIPYGEPITHEKIERIRRAESELRQMGFLQLRVRAHGGVARIEVPIEDLARALEHREKIARSLRGLGFSYITLDLEGFRSGSMDI encoded by the coding sequence ATGAGGGAGAAGCTGAAGAGCTACCTTGCGGAGCACAGCCCCCTCGTGATTCTGTATTCTGGGGGAGTGGACAGCACGCTGCTGTGTGCTCTCGCGGTGGAGGCCAGAGCGCGGGCAGTGGCGCTCACAGTGGACACGGGGCTGCTTGGCGAGGGCGAGCTCGAGGAGGCACGGCGCACTGCCAGAAGCCTTGGCATCGAGCACGTGGTAAAGGAGGTGGACATCCTCTCCTCCCCAGTGGCTCAGAACCCGCGCGATAGATGCTACCACTGCAAGCTTGCAGTAATACGCTCTGCGAGAGCCCTGTATCCCACGTGGAACATAGTGGAGGGTACGAACGTCTCTGATTTAAGCCAGCCAAGGCCCGGCATACGGGCGCTGCGCGAGCATGGGGTGCTCTCCCCGTATCTTGAGGTGGGCATCACCAAGGACGAGATAAGGAGGATGGCAGAGGACATGGGCCTAAAATGCGCGAGCAAGCCATCGAGCGCGTGTCTTGCCAGCCGCATCCCGTATGGCGAGCCCATCACCCATGAGAAGATTGAGAGAATCAGAAGGGCGGAAAGCGAGCTTCGGCAGATGGGCTTTTTGCAGCTTCGGGTCAGGGCACATGGTGGTGTGGCGAGAATCGAGGTGCCCATCGAGGACCTGGCCCGTGCCCTCGAGCACCGGGAGAAAATCGCAAGAAGCCTGCGTGGGCTGGGCTTTTCCTACATCACCCTTGACCTCGAGGGGTTCAGAAGCGGAAGCATGGACATCTAA
- a CDS encoding M48 family metallopeptidase has product MNKEKLIRVKDIDAIVYKKCIKNFHLSVLPPDGKVRVSVPENVSDETVKLFVIKKYHWIKKHIKSFQEHERQTKREYVSGESHYFKGKRYILRIESAKRPKIEIKSKRYIYFYVPPHYTIHQRENYYEKWLRKELKKELEILVPKWEKIIGVKVNEIRIKKMKTKWGSCNPDAKRLWINLELIKKPTKYLEYVIVHELIHLSEKKHNRRFKELMSKYLPEWETYRRQLNEFIL; this is encoded by the coding sequence ATGAATAAAGAAAAACTCATAAGAGTTAAAGATATTGATGCCATAGTTTATAAGAAATGTATCAAAAATTTCCATTTAAGTGTTCTACCACCCGATGGAAAAGTAAGAGTTTCCGTTCCAGAAAATGTTTCGGATGAGACAGTAAAGTTGTTCGTCATTAAAAAGTATCATTGGATTAAAAAACATATCAAATCTTTCCAAGAACACGAAAGACAGACTAAAAGAGAATATGTTTCAGGTGAAAGTCATTATTTTAAAGGGAAGAGATATATATTGAGAATAGAATCCGCCAAAAGACCAAAAATAGAAATAAAAAGTAAGAGATATATTTATTTCTATGTGCCCCCACATTATACGATTCACCAACGGGAAAATTATTACGAAAAATGGTTAAGGAAAGAACTGAAAAAAGAGTTAGAGATTTTGGTACCAAAATGGGAAAAAATAATCGGAGTGAAAGTAAACGAAATAAGAATAAAAAAAATGAAAACTAAGTGGGGAAGCTGTAACCCAGATGCTAAAAGATTATGGATAAATTTAGAACTTATAAAAAAACCAACAAAGTATCTGGAATATGTGATCGTTCACGAACTCATACACTTATCGGAGAAAAAACACAACAGACGATTTAAAGAATTAATGAGCAAATATTTACCAGAATGGGAAACATACCGGAGGCAGTTGAATGAATTTATCCTGTAG
- a CDS encoding 3-isopropylmalate dehydratase large subunit — MSGSTLAEKIFSRAAGKDVRAGEFVLAQIDKAMIHDITGPLAIEGFLEITRGRAPRVWDPSRVIMVFDHQVPADSLQAAKNHIMLRQFAREQGILNYDVLEGICHQVLPEKGHVLPGELIVGADSHTCAYGALGAFSTGVGSTDMAAVLALGRLWFKVPSTIRFEIEGALPRRVHSKDIILRIIGDIGADGATYRACEFAGSTVRSMSIASRMTMSNMAIEMGGKAGLIEPDERTERYIAERVEGFELDAHWRSDEDASYEAVHHYDVSDLPPQVAVPHRVDNVHPVDEVAGTPVDQVFIGSCTNGRYEDLEAAYDILKGEHIPRSVRLIVIPASRAEYMRALREGIVEGLVEAGAIVEHPCCGPCMGGSFGLLGDGEVGFATSNRNFQGREGSPHSFVYLGSPSTAAATALYGEITDPREV, encoded by the coding sequence ATGAGTGGTAGCACCCTTGCCGAGAAGATATTCTCGAGGGCAGCTGGAAAAGATGTGCGGGCTGGCGAGTTCGTGCTCGCACAGATAGACAAGGCGATGATTCACGATATCACTGGACCGCTTGCCATCGAGGGGTTTCTGGAAATCACGAGGGGCAGAGCCCCGAGGGTGTGGGACCCCTCGAGGGTGATAATGGTGTTCGACCATCAGGTGCCAGCAGACTCGCTTCAGGCGGCAAAGAACCACATAATGCTCCGACAGTTCGCACGGGAGCAGGGCATACTCAACTACGACGTGCTGGAGGGCATATGCCATCAGGTGCTCCCAGAGAAGGGACACGTGCTCCCCGGCGAGCTCATCGTGGGGGCGGACTCCCACACATGTGCCTACGGGGCGCTCGGGGCATTCTCCACTGGCGTAGGCAGCACCGATATGGCGGCAGTGCTCGCTCTTGGCAGGCTGTGGTTTAAGGTGCCCTCGACCATCAGGTTCGAGATCGAGGGCGCTCTGCCCCGAAGGGTGCACTCCAAGGACATCATCCTGAGGATAATAGGCGACATCGGGGCAGATGGTGCCACCTATAGGGCGTGCGAGTTCGCTGGCAGCACGGTGCGCAGCATGAGCATCGCATCGAGGATGACGATGTCCAACATGGCAATCGAGATGGGGGGCAAGGCTGGGCTCATAGAGCCAGATGAGAGGACCGAGCGGTACATAGCAGAGCGGGTGGAGGGCTTTGAGCTCGATGCGCACTGGAGAAGCGATGAGGACGCGTCGTACGAGGCTGTGCACCACTACGACGTGTCCGACCTTCCCCCACAGGTGGCGGTGCCCCACAGGGTGGACAACGTGCACCCGGTGGACGAAGTGGCGGGCACTCCCGTTGATCAGGTGTTCATCGGCTCGTGCACCAACGGCAGATACGAGGACCTCGAGGCAGCATACGACATCCTGAAGGGTGAGCACATCCCAAGGTCGGTGAGGCTCATAGTGATTCCCGCCAGCAGGGCAGAGTACATGCGAGCCCTGAGAGAGGGCATCGTGGAGGGGCTGGTGGAGGCTGGAGCCATCGTGGAGCATCCGTGCTGTGGTCCCTGCATGGGCGGCTCGTTCGGGCTTCTTGGCGATGGAGAGGTGGGCTTTGCCACATCCAACCGCAACTTCCAGGGGAGGGAGGGCAGTCCACACTCCTTCGTGTATCTGGGCTCGCCATCGACTGCAGCAGCCACCGCCCTGTATGGCGAGATAACCGACCCGAGAGAGGTGTAG
- a CDS encoding PINc/VapC family ATPase has protein sequence MSESDTRREDVSPEQAMRRSRMLNKGIVPDTSTIINGQVSTLIRRRGLSGCVVYIHEAVVAELESLANKGMDVGFKGLKELRKLTDMGKRGEIKVVHTGERPTLEQIRFAKSGAIDAMIRQLASEKKAVLLTADRVQGEVASAYGIDVEYTFRRTRSRRLKLEQFFEEDVTSVHLKSGCYPVVKRGPPGAQRVERVGNKKLTDRELERMIHQLYARAGKEKGSYVEIERAGATVLQIGDMRIAITKPAFSDALEITAVRPTVMVDLDSYRFADELKKRIVERQRGVLVAGPPGAGKSAFASGVARYLTEQGFIVKTMESPRDLQVGDEVTQYTKLDGSMENTADILLLVRPDYTIYDELRKTSDFKVFADMRLAGVGMVGVVHASRAIDAVQRMLGRVELGMITQVVDTVVFIDRGEVSKVYDLRFTVKVPSGMYDEDLARPVILVEDFETKRPEYEIYTYGEQVVVMPVEEVEHETSPESKLAAEQVRATLSRYAREALDVEVKGGRATVHASKGDIPRLIGRGGRNIERLEHELGMHIDVREREDELPHGGFELEGFRVTKRSLVLVFSSLQGKDVDVFVGDDYLFSATVRKKGEIKVPKNSDIARQLREALDRGLGVWARPI, from the coding sequence ATGAGTGAGAGTGATACAAGGCGTGAGGATGTGTCCCCAGAGCAGGCGATGCGAAGGAGCAGGATGCTCAACAAGGGAATTGTACCAGACACGAGCACGATAATAAACGGGCAGGTGAGCACGCTCATCAGGCGGAGGGGGCTCAGCGGGTGCGTGGTGTACATCCACGAGGCAGTGGTGGCTGAGCTCGAGTCGCTGGCGAACAAGGGCATGGACGTCGGCTTCAAGGGGCTAAAGGAGCTCAGAAAGCTCACCGACATGGGAAAGCGGGGCGAGATCAAGGTGGTGCACACTGGCGAGAGGCCCACGCTCGAGCAGATAAGGTTTGCCAAGAGCGGTGCCATCGATGCGATGATTCGCCAGCTGGCTTCCGAAAAGAAGGCAGTGCTGCTCACGGCAGACAGGGTGCAGGGCGAGGTGGCTTCAGCATACGGCATAGATGTGGAGTATACCTTCAGGCGCACCCGCAGCCGAAGGCTCAAGCTCGAGCAGTTCTTTGAGGAGGACGTCACCTCGGTGCACCTCAAGAGCGGGTGCTACCCTGTTGTGAAGCGGGGTCCCCCCGGTGCCCAGCGTGTGGAGCGGGTGGGCAACAAGAAGCTCACCGACAGGGAGCTCGAGAGGATGATACACCAGCTGTATGCGCGGGCTGGAAAGGAGAAGGGCTCGTATGTGGAGATCGAGCGTGCTGGAGCCACGGTGCTGCAGATTGGAGACATGCGCATCGCGATTACCAAGCCAGCGTTCTCGGATGCGCTCGAGATAACAGCGGTACGCCCCACGGTGATGGTGGACCTCGACTCGTACAGGTTCGCAGACGAGCTTAAAAAGCGCATTGTGGAGAGGCAGCGGGGCGTGCTCGTCGCAGGTCCTCCGGGCGCTGGAAAGAGCGCCTTTGCCTCGGGAGTGGCACGCTATCTCACAGAGCAGGGGTTCATCGTCAAGACGATGGAGTCCCCGAGAGACCTTCAGGTTGGAGACGAGGTCACGCAGTACACCAAGCTCGATGGAAGCATGGAGAACACCGCAGACATACTGCTGCTGGTCCGTCCAGATTACACGATATATGATGAGCTCAGAAAGACCTCGGACTTCAAGGTATTCGCAGACATGCGGCTTGCGGGCGTGGGCATGGTGGGCGTGGTGCACGCCAGCCGTGCGATAGATGCCGTGCAGCGCATGCTCGGCAGGGTGGAGCTGGGCATGATTACACAGGTGGTGGACACGGTGGTGTTCATCGACCGTGGCGAGGTGAGCAAGGTGTACGACCTGAGGTTCACCGTCAAGGTGCCCTCCGGGATGTATGATGAGGACCTCGCAAGGCCCGTCATCCTGGTGGAGGACTTTGAGACCAAGCGCCCCGAGTACGAGATATACACGTATGGCGAGCAGGTGGTGGTCATGCCAGTGGAGGAGGTCGAGCACGAGACATCGCCAGAGTCGAAGCTGGCTGCAGAGCAGGTCAGGGCGACCCTGTCGAGGTATGCGAGGGAGGCTCTGGATGTGGAGGTAAAGGGCGGAAGGGCGACGGTGCACGCCTCCAAGGGGGACATTCCCAGGCTCATAGGCAGGGGCGGACGCAACATCGAGAGGCTCGAGCACGAGCTGGGCATGCACATCGATGTCAGGGAGAGAGAAGATGAGCTGCCCCATGGAGGATTTGAGCTGGAGGGCTTCAGGGTGACAAAGCGCTCGCTCGTGCTCGTGTTCTCATCGCTTCAGGGAAAGGACGTGGACGTGTTCGTGGGTGATGACTATCTGTTCAGTGCGACCGTGAGGAAGAAGGGCGAGATCAAGGTTCCCAAGAACTCGGACATCGCAAGGCAGCTAAGGGAGGCGCTGGACAGGGGGCTTGGGGTGTGGGCAAGGCCCATTTAG
- a CDS encoding ATP-dependent DNA helicase, protein MAYEQWFAYPSYRPNQRVMLEAVERCVRKGEHAVLMVDAPTGSGKTSAISAVLAAKGARRVVIALRTTSQVEGYLSEIRRIREHTKKRPEIAYLVGKPKMCPIAGEFENPYAGCELLKILTKNALEARMRALGRERYTVEEDPVLTALLEEGRGTHRRACPYYARSKSALLRDGKVVVQPSERAMRDAARVVHSVLSPSELKKTCERTCPYEVMAVAARFSDIVVLNYHHVLDERMRDVVFRWLNLEPENTVLVLDEAHNVGDAVRSINTARIGVRAVGRALSELDVLSKGELDAAIMDDVLMTRGVLKRLTEYVEHMRERKPDDVLDPHALCDFLFAEVLERDDEHMVVRMLDLVEVIRQHKRSMMEFPEVHLARIAEFLRLCVRAKGDETCLVAKGEGDELWAGVIDPSPYLRRLVDSVSCTIMLSGTLSPIDAYELYFFGESGRAQKLVLPNSFPASNRLVLASKSATTLSSMRNDPHNISEIEEHIRGLIEGVDGNVALYFTSYGMLEQYRAFCERCASKSHKRVFIEPKETKAIPRLLSEFFECASGRGGVLLAVCGGKLSEGVDYAGRSLEGAAVIGLPLSAYTEVQRRINRYYVRRHGRQMGMLLAYTLPALNRAMQALGRVIRSENDIGVLMLCDSRFAKSGVVEYLPSWIRDEMRLVDGAECSMIAGWIGEVRA, encoded by the coding sequence ATGGCATACGAGCAGTGGTTTGCATACCCCAGCTACCGTCCCAATCAGAGGGTGATGCTCGAGGCGGTGGAGCGATGCGTGAGGAAGGGGGAGCACGCTGTGCTCATGGTGGACGCCCCGACTGGCAGTGGCAAGACGAGCGCAATCTCGGCGGTGCTCGCAGCCAAGGGTGCAAGAAGGGTGGTGATTGCGCTTCGCACCACCAGTCAGGTGGAGGGGTATCTCAGCGAGATACGAAGAATCAGGGAGCACACGAAAAAGCGTCCCGAGATTGCATATCTGGTGGGAAAGCCCAAGATGTGCCCAATCGCAGGAGAGTTCGAGAACCCCTATGCTGGATGCGAGCTGCTCAAGATTCTCACCAAGAACGCCCTCGAGGCGAGGATGAGGGCACTCGGGCGGGAGAGGTACACCGTGGAGGAGGACCCCGTGCTCACCGCCCTTCTGGAGGAGGGCAGGGGTACGCACAGACGTGCGTGTCCCTATTATGCCCGCTCGAAGAGCGCACTGCTCAGAGATGGGAAGGTGGTGGTGCAGCCCTCAGAGCGTGCCATGAGGGATGCGGCGAGAGTGGTGCACAGCGTGCTCTCCCCCTCCGAGCTCAAAAAGACGTGCGAGCGCACGTGCCCATACGAGGTGATGGCGGTCGCAGCGAGGTTCTCCGATATCGTGGTGCTCAACTACCACCACGTGCTCGATGAGCGCATGCGGGACGTGGTGTTCAGATGGCTGAACCTCGAGCCAGAGAACACCGTGCTGGTGCTGGACGAGGCTCACAACGTGGGCGATGCGGTGCGCTCCATAAACACCGCAAGAATCGGTGTGAGGGCGGTGGGGAGAGCGCTCTCTGAGCTCGACGTCCTCTCGAAGGGAGAGCTCGATGCCGCCATAATGGACGATGTGCTCATGACGAGGGGTGTGCTGAAAAGGCTTACAGAGTACGTGGAGCACATGAGAGAGCGCAAGCCCGATGACGTGCTCGACCCCCATGCGCTGTGCGACTTTCTGTTCGCCGAGGTGCTGGAGAGGGACGACGAGCACATGGTGGTGCGCATGCTCGACCTCGTGGAGGTGATACGCCAGCACAAGAGGAGCATGATGGAGTTTCCCGAGGTGCACCTCGCCCGCATTGCCGAGTTCCTCAGGCTGTGCGTGCGCGCGAAGGGGGACGAGACGTGCCTCGTGGCAAAGGGGGAGGGGGATGAGCTGTGGGCTGGCGTGATAGACCCGAGCCCATATCTTCGAAGGCTCGTGGACTCTGTGAGCTGCACCATCATGCTCTCTGGCACGCTCTCCCCCATAGATGCCTACGAGCTGTACTTCTTCGGGGAGAGCGGCAGGGCACAGAAGCTCGTGCTTCCCAACAGCTTTCCAGCATCCAACAGGCTGGTGCTCGCATCGAAAAGCGCCACCACCCTGTCCTCGATGCGCAACGACCCCCACAACATATCCGAGATAGAGGAGCACATCAGGGGGCTCATAGAGGGAGTGGATGGCAATGTGGCGCTGTACTTCACATCGTACGGCATGCTCGAGCAGTACAGGGCATTCTGTGAGCGGTGTGCGAGTAAGAGCCACAAGAGGGTGTTTATCGAGCCCAAGGAGACTAAGGCAATTCCAAGGCTGCTTTCGGAGTTCTTCGAATGCGCCTCTGGTAGGGGAGGGGTGCTCCTGGCTGTGTGCGGTGGCAAGCTCTCCGAGGGGGTGGACTACGCTGGAAGGTCATTGGAGGGGGCGGCGGTCATTGGCCTTCCCCTCTCGGCATACACCGAGGTGCAAAGAAGGATAAACCGCTACTATGTGAGACGGCATGGCAGGCAGATGGGAATGCTGCTCGCATACACCCTTCCAGCGCTGAACAGGGCGATGCAGGCGCTCGGAAGGGTGATACGCTCAGAGAACGATATAGGGGTGCTCATGCTGTGCGACAGCAGGTTCGCGAAGAGCGGGGTGGTGGAATACCTGCCCTCGTGGATAAGGGATGAGATGAGGCTGGTGGACGGAGCCGAGTGCTCCATGATAGCGGGCTGGATTGGGGAGGTGAGGGCATGA